The Roseiconus lacunae genome has a segment encoding these proteins:
- a CDS encoding DJ-1/PfpI family protein, translated as MAKKILMIVGDFVEDYEAMVPMQILQTMGHQVDTVCPDKKPGEWVATAIHDFEGHQTYSEKPGHRFAITADFESVSVSEYDALVLPGGRAPEYLRLNDRVIEIVKQFDAEQKPIAAICHGPQILAAAGVLVGKQCSCYPAVQYEVAAGGGQYIQPAASMDSAHTHGHLVTAPAWPAHPAWMRAFLDVLEG; from the coding sequence ATGGCAAAAAAGATTTTGATGATTGTGGGTGACTTCGTGGAAGACTACGAAGCGATGGTTCCCATGCAAATACTGCAAACGATGGGCCATCAAGTCGACACGGTTTGCCCTGATAAAAAGCCCGGCGAATGGGTCGCCACGGCGATCCATGACTTCGAAGGCCACCAGACCTACAGCGAAAAACCTGGACACCGATTTGCGATTACAGCGGACTTCGAATCGGTCAGCGTTTCTGAATACGACGCGTTGGTTTTGCCAGGCGGGCGTGCCCCAGAGTACTTACGATTAAACGATCGCGTGATCGAGATCGTCAAACAGTTCGACGCCGAACAAAAACCGATCGCCGCGATTTGCCATGGGCCGCAAATCCTGGCAGCCGCGGGGGTCTTAGTCGGCAAGCAATGCAGCTGTTATCCGGCTGTCCAATACGAAGTCGCTGCCGGGGGTGGACAATACATCCAGCCTGCCGCTTCGATGGATTCGGCGCACACGCACGGGCACCTAGTGACAGCGCCTGCATGGCCGGCACATCCGGCATGGATGCGTGCGTTCCTGGACGTTCTCGAAGGCTAA
- a CDS encoding XylR family transcriptional regulator — MTNSHPDPSRPSLSDRSVQTPGTPAHVHRPKVLLLVETTMAFGRGVLEGISRYRIEKQPWSVQLDLRDLMAGPPAWLNSWDGDGIITRVLPPEMLQFVHDRGVPTINLGDIRNETSLPSVMNDHDAIGRLAANHLADKGLEHFAFAGFDDHLWSQLRLDGFRARLDERGLASGEEIHLHLSEWSRAKTHGWQEQQDQIVEWVRSLPRPIGIFACNDFRGQHILEACQTAKVSVPDEVAVLGVDNDHVLCDFCDPPLSSIIPAAERIGFQAAQLLDQLMRREQPPDLHLRIDPLGIAERLSTDVMAIDDEDVAAAIQLIRFHACEGLTVSDILREVPIARSSLERRFRQYLGRSPQAEIRRVQIKRACQLLRDTELSLVKISRLTGFKHAEYFSVVFKREVKQTPGRYREASRAKARKL; from the coding sequence ATGACTAACTCGCACCCCGATCCCTCGCGCCCAAGTCTTTCCGATCGCAGTGTGCAGACGCCGGGAACTCCGGCTCATGTTCACCGCCCGAAGGTTTTGTTGTTGGTCGAAACGACCATGGCTTTCGGACGCGGCGTGCTCGAAGGGATCAGTCGGTATCGAATTGAAAAGCAACCCTGGTCGGTACAGCTTGACCTGAGGGACTTGATGGCGGGACCACCGGCATGGCTGAACTCTTGGGACGGTGACGGAATCATTACGCGTGTACTGCCTCCGGAAATGCTGCAATTCGTGCATGACCGGGGCGTTCCAACGATCAACCTGGGCGACATTCGAAATGAGACCTCGTTGCCATCGGTGATGAATGATCACGACGCCATCGGTCGCTTGGCGGCAAACCACCTCGCCGACAAAGGACTCGAACACTTTGCCTTCGCAGGGTTTGACGACCATCTTTGGTCCCAACTCCGTCTCGACGGCTTCCGCGCCAGACTCGACGAGCGCGGACTTGCAAGCGGCGAAGAGATCCACTTACATCTATCGGAATGGTCGCGGGCGAAGACTCATGGCTGGCAGGAACAGCAAGATCAAATCGTGGAGTGGGTACGTAGCTTGCCGCGACCGATCGGGATTTTCGCCTGCAATGACTTCCGCGGCCAACACATCCTCGAAGCCTGCCAAACAGCCAAGGTCTCAGTCCCAGACGAAGTCGCCGTACTGGGGGTCGACAACGATCACGTGCTTTGCGATTTCTGTGACCCGCCACTTTCGAGCATTATTCCGGCGGCCGAACGAATCGGATTTCAGGCCGCCCAACTGCTCGACCAATTGATGCGAAGGGAACAGCCGCCGGACCTTCACCTCCGCATTGATCCGCTGGGAATTGCCGAGCGTCTGTCGACCGACGTAATGGCGATTGACGACGAAGACGTCGCCGCGGCGATCCAGCTGATTCGCTTCCATGCCTGCGAAGGGCTGACCGTTTCGGACATTCTAAGAGAGGTACCGATCGCCCGCAGCAGTCTCGAAAGACGGTTCCGCCAATACCTCGGACGGTCGCCGCAAGCCGAAATTCGCCGTGTCCAAATCAAGCGGGCGTGTCAATTGCTGCGTGATACCGAACTCAGCCTCGTCAAGATTTCGCGACTAACCGGTTTTAAACACGCGGAGTACTTCAGCGTCGTCTTCAAACGCGAAGTCAAGCAGACCCCCGGACGCTATCGCGAAGCCAGCCGCGCCAAAGCACGAAAACTTTAG
- a CDS encoding TetR/AcrR family transcriptional regulator, translating into MSTTANREAKRSAGEVVSNDLGQARSAKQGQSAKQSRSGKQTLTPKQAEIRNREAKIIELARPMVARGGLAGLSMEAIAREMSYAKGTIYNHFSCKEEILLALAIGANNKRLELFVNAVEAMETPRDKISAIGVACQEFRIRFEDLFFIDSLVRHSTVWEKASEQRREAMAMCEQYCMSVVAGVGQEAVQCGDLVVADATPVEDIMFGLWSLTYGGMIIDGSSPGLDSVGVQDAFVAIRRNCHALMDGYRWRPLYEPVRDRKLIDQVRDRLNRCVGPELVVNLDVSELDPAKGAFSMTLDELRRRMSEVVTSDTGESQ; encoded by the coding sequence ATGAGCACCACTGCTAATCGCGAAGCCAAACGCTCCGCCGGCGAGGTCGTTTCGAACGATCTCGGGCAGGCGCGTTCTGCCAAGCAGGGGCAATCTGCCAAGCAAAGCCGGTCGGGGAAGCAAACCCTGACACCCAAACAGGCCGAGATTCGAAATCGCGAGGCAAAGATTATCGAACTGGCTCGGCCGATGGTGGCACGCGGCGGATTGGCTGGTTTGAGCATGGAGGCGATCGCCCGCGAGATGTCCTATGCCAAAGGAACGATCTACAACCACTTCTCGTGTAAAGAAGAGATCCTGCTCGCACTTGCGATTGGTGCGAACAACAAACGCTTGGAGTTGTTTGTCAACGCGGTCGAAGCAATGGAGACACCGCGGGATAAGATTTCTGCGATCGGGGTAGCTTGCCAAGAGTTTCGAATTCGATTCGAGGATTTGTTTTTCATCGATTCGCTCGTGCGTCATTCTACGGTTTGGGAAAAAGCTTCCGAGCAGCGGCGCGAAGCGATGGCGATGTGTGAACAGTACTGCATGTCAGTCGTTGCCGGCGTCGGTCAGGAAGCGGTGCAGTGCGGAGATCTTGTGGTGGCCGATGCAACGCCGGTCGAAGACATCATGTTCGGCCTGTGGTCATTGACTTACGGTGGCATGATTATCGACGGTTCCAGCCCCGGTCTCGATAGCGTGGGGGTTCAAGACGCTTTCGTGGCGATTCGGCGAAACTGCCACGCGTTGATGGATGGGTACCGGTGGCGACCGCTTTACGAGCCCGTCCGCGATCGCAAGTTAATCGATCAGGTACGCGATCGATTGAATCGATGCGTCGGTCCGGAGTTGGTGGTGAATCTCGATGTCAGTGAACTGGACCCAGCGAAAGGCGCGTTCTCAATGACACTGGATGAACTGCGGCGGCGGATGTCTGAAGTCGTGACGTCCGATACCGGAGAATCCCAATGA
- a CDS encoding HlyD family secretion protein: MSRSMRILVVGFCVAVLVGWGVSRGWFEREGDKSAETSANEKRADGMGALSAKALPVSVVIAGTLRPPEMTTSYAGLLAPSKQSVLGFKRDGRVQDVFVEEGVVVRQGQTLAGLDEAELDATEARIKSELASSQAKLDELIAGPRPQVIAAAEARVSESESRVKLAEIQSRRQEKLVDRLATSQSDFDAARFGLQAEQNRLAAAQAELGELREGTRREQIAAQQAQCDAIRAQLQEIQTQRDDSKIVAPYDGVVARRMIDEGAVISSGTPVLELLSHDFEAQVGLPPSVAAFLRPDDPVKLRLAGETRAAVIKRVEPNVRRDTRTRVVYASLLLPPSKRVEGEAQEIAWEQLKSHGWVAGEVVELIPPEREVSRKSGGNQLAGKRDAIERSSQMGFLGDSSSDGLWLPTSALVRGTRGLWMAIVIPADQLVGRSELEMRASKVSTLAERGHDEATAEDHSGRQNTIAGSNENGDPGIVCERRAVEVLKTDGAYVLVQGMIRPGDGVVSEGLHRIVPGLKVLPVVQETELNGLSDLNAEFSGRDEGASHRYRSVEEI; encoded by the coding sequence ATGAGTCGGTCCATGCGAATCCTTGTCGTCGGTTTCTGCGTGGCGGTACTTGTCGGCTGGGGCGTCAGCAGAGGATGGTTTGAACGGGAGGGCGATAAGAGCGCCGAGACATCGGCGAATGAAAAACGCGCGGATGGCATGGGGGCACTTTCGGCAAAGGCCTTGCCAGTTAGCGTGGTGATCGCGGGGACCCTGCGTCCTCCCGAAATGACCACCAGCTATGCCGGTTTGCTTGCCCCTTCGAAGCAAAGTGTTTTGGGGTTCAAACGTGACGGTCGCGTCCAAGACGTGTTTGTCGAAGAAGGCGTCGTCGTGCGGCAAGGTCAAACACTTGCCGGCTTGGACGAGGCCGAACTCGATGCGACTGAAGCCCGGATTAAAAGTGAACTAGCATCGTCACAGGCCAAGCTAGACGAACTGATCGCCGGCCCGCGTCCCCAGGTGATCGCTGCCGCCGAAGCGAGGGTGAGTGAATCAGAATCTCGGGTGAAACTGGCGGAGATTCAATCGCGGCGGCAAGAAAAACTTGTCGATCGGTTGGCAACCAGTCAGTCAGACTTCGATGCGGCGCGGTTCGGTTTGCAAGCCGAACAAAACCGTTTGGCCGCCGCACAGGCAGAGTTGGGTGAACTTCGTGAAGGCACGCGTCGGGAGCAAATCGCTGCACAGCAGGCGCAGTGCGATGCAATTCGCGCTCAATTGCAAGAGATCCAAACGCAACGCGACGACTCGAAGATCGTTGCCCCTTATGACGGTGTCGTTGCGCGACGGATGATCGATGAAGGGGCGGTGATCTCGTCGGGAACGCCCGTGCTGGAGCTACTCAGCCATGATTTTGAAGCTCAGGTCGGGCTGCCACCATCGGTCGCCGCTTTCTTACGTCCCGATGATCCGGTCAAGTTGCGACTGGCCGGCGAGACCAGAGCGGCTGTTATTAAACGCGTTGAACCGAATGTACGCCGCGACACTCGGACCCGCGTCGTCTATGCATCGTTGTTGTTGCCGCCATCGAAACGAGTAGAGGGCGAAGCCCAAGAGATCGCATGGGAGCAACTGAAGTCACACGGTTGGGTCGCCGGCGAAGTCGTCGAGTTAATTCCGCCGGAACGAGAGGTGTCGCGGAAATCGGGAGGAAATCAGCTCGCGGGGAAGCGAGACGCGATCGAACGATCGAGCCAGATGGGATTTCTGGGCGACTCCAGTAGCGACGGTTTATGGTTGCCCACTTCGGCTTTGGTCCGAGGCACGCGTGGGCTTTGGATGGCGATTGTGATTCCGGCAGATCAGTTGGTCGGTCGAAGCGAACTGGAGATGCGGGCATCGAAGGTATCTACGCTTGCCGAGCGGGGACATGATGAGGCCACAGCCGAGGACCATTCGGGACGTCAAAACACAATTGCTGGTTCGAACGAAAACGGCGATCCCGGGATTGTGTGCGAGCGGCGTGCGGTGGAAGTATTGAAAACCGACGGCGCCTACGTTTTGGTGCAAGGCATGATTCGCCCGGGCGATGGCGTCGTCTCCGAGGGGCTTCATCGGATCGTCCCGGGTTTAAAAGTGTTGCCCGTCGTTCAAGAAACCGAGCTGAACGGTCTTTCGGATTTGAACGCCGAGTTCAGTGGACGCGATGAAGGTGCATCGCACAGGTATCGTTCGGTCGAGGAGATCTAA